The Brassica napus cultivar Da-Ae chromosome C1, Da-Ae, whole genome shotgun sequence DNA segment CGTTTTAAAGATCTTTTATCCTCAAAATGAAGTCGGTCGTTGGAAATGTCCTTATGAAGAGAAGATAAgagttataagaaaataatgatcaCCATAGCACAAAATTTATTTCGTTATAaagaattgattttttttttgacaccGAAAGCTCCATATTTCATTAAACTGGTTCGAGAGGGTTAGACTGAGCTAAACCCAGATGAACCAAAATGTTTACATGGGAAAATTCAGAGTTTTTCATACAAGCATCCTTAGCAAGGAGATCCGCACGAGAATTGAACTCACGATGaataaaagaaaaggaaaataaagtAAACAAAGAACGGAGATGAAAGAATTCATCTAATTCTGAAGCCAAGGATGGccaatattcttcttcttcgatcagCTTAACCATTTGCAGGCAGTCCGATTCGAAATGCATATATTCTTGCCCCAATCGGAGGGAATTACCCATTGCCCATAGCAGGGACTGGAACTCCGCGTGAATGGAAGAGAGGACTTGATTTCTCCGAAAGAAACCCGAGATTGAGTTCCCGTCTTCTTGGTCTAGAACAAAACCCCCGCCGAAAGTAGCTTGGTTGGTCACCCAAGATGCATCCACTTGACATCTCGGTTTGTGCGACTCCATCATTTCCTCTCGGTTTACCGTTGATGTGCGCTCTCGAGCCTTTCCTGCCGATACGACCTCTTGCGCAACGCACCACTCTCCGCATTCTTGGCTGGCCTTTTGTAGAGAATCCAAAGGCGATATCTCTACTCCATTAAACAGCTTATCATTCCTTGCTTTCCATAAGTACCATACGATCCATGGGAACTTGATAAGCCTTTGCGTTGAGATGCCCTTTGCAGTGGCTTGGAACATAAGGAAATCAAAGTTCTCAAGGAGTGACTTACTCGGGAATTGTCCCGGAATTGATGGGATATCCGACAGCGCCCACGTCTGCACGCCCGTTCGTTTCTGCAGTGCCGTTCAGCCAGTCGGCTGCATACCGCGACGCACCCTGTTAAGCATTGCCATAGAAAGTGTTTAATCTTTCTGGGAGCTTTCAGTTTCCACACCTTAGATAGTAAGGGATTGATACTTGGTTCTAGCACTTGTTGATCATCACTTTCGCTCTTTTATAGAGTCGCTATTTCATACCCAGACTTGACTGTGTATAGACCGGATTTCGTATGGATCCAGCAGAACCCATCAGCCTTAATACTCCGGCTAGGTCGAATGCTCTGTATAAGAGGAATCTCACAGGGATCACATATGTTTTGTATCAGATCCATCCTCCATTCGCCGGTACTGTGATCGATAAGGTGATTAACATACAGCTTAGGATCTCTCCATGCTCTGTTATCTTTGGCCAATGTAGGTGGTTGTGTCGGGATCCATTGATCAAACCACACCCGTGTGTTGTAACCTGAACCAATCGTATGTCTCAGCCCCTTCTTGAGAAGATCCTTAGCCGCAAGCATGCTTTTCAAACCATACGAAGGGTTGTTCGAACTGCTTATCTCCAACGGGTTTGTATGCCTATAGTACCTGCCTTTCATCACTCGGGCCAGGAGAGAAGTTGGATGATGTAGTAGGCGCCATAGTTTCTTCGCAAGTAGTGCGAGATTAAAATTCTTCAAATCTCTGAAGCCCAAACCCCCTTTCTCATCAGGTTTACATATCTTATCCCAAGCCATCCAATGTAGCcgtttgttattttcttttgtgcTCCACCAGAACTTTGCTATCGCACTCTTTAGCTTATTCAAAATGTCTTGGGGGAGTAAGAAACACGACATGACATAGGTGGGCAGCGCTTGTGCTATAGACTTTATGAGGATCTCTTTTCCTCCCTTAGTCAGAAACTTTGCAGTCCAAGAGTTGATACGATTGTTTAATCTGTCTCTGATGAACGCAAATACCTGTCGTTTGGATCCACATATCTTCTCAGGGAGGCCTAAGTACGTACCCATTCCACCTTCTCACTGAATTCCGACGGTTGTTTTGATTGCTTGTTTCACCTCTGCAGGGACTTTATTACCAAACAATATGGACGACTTGGATGTGTTCAGTTATTGTCCTGAAGCCAATCCATAGTTATGAATGATCTTCATCAACTCAGCACATTTCTGGACATCTGCTTTGTAGAAAATAGACTATCGTCTGCGAAGAGGAGGTGCGAGACAGCGGGACTTGCTTGAGCGATCTTAAGCCCCCTTAATCTCCCTTCAGCTTCTGCACCTTTGATCTGGGAGATAAGAGCTTCTCTCAGgatgataaaaagaaaaggcGACAAAGGATCTCCCTGCCGGAGTCCTCTCGAGGGTTTGATGTTGCCCTTCGCTTCACCATTTAAGAGAACCTGATAGGAGACAGAAGAGATACACCATTTAATCCATGCTACCCATTTCTCTGCGAAGCCCATCTTAAGCATTAGAGCTTCCAGAAAATTCCATTCCACGCGATCATAGGCCTTGCTCATATCGGTTTTGACAGCTACGAACTTTGACTTCCAGATCGGGTTTGTTCTCATAGCATGAAAAATCTCCTGCGCTACTAAGATATTGTCTGAGATAAAGGTGGATTGTGTCTCCGAGATGAGCTTCGGGTGAAATATTTTCAGCCGTCTACACATAATCTTGGAGATGATTTTATAGCTTACATTACATAAGCTTATCGGTCTAAATTTTGTCATCTCCTTGGGGCGATCTGTCTTTGGAATCAAACAGACGTTGGTCTGATTTAGTCGGCTATCAAAGGATTCCAAGTTGAAGAAACCCTTGACTGTATGAATCACTTCTTCTGCGACTATGTCCCCAAACGCTTGATAAAAAGTACCAGTCATCCCGTCTGGCCCAGGCGTTTTTTTCTAGGTTGATATCTTCTATGGCTTTCATGATTTCTGAGTCCAGTACCGGTCGTGTGAGCGACGTGTTTATGTCTGGGGAGACCTGCGCGGTAATATACCGGAGTACGTCCTCGGGATCTCCCGGAGAGGAAGTAGTAAACAGGTTCTGGAAGTATGTTGTTGCCACTTGATCTATGCCTTCGTCGTCCTCTACCCATCCACCGGCTGAGTTTCGTAATTTGATTATACGATTCCTGCCTCTCCGTTGCTTGGTTACTGCGTGGAAAAACTTTGTGTTACGATATCCTTCCTTAAGCCATAGAACTCTGTTCTTTTGTTTCCAATAGAGCTCTTCTTCTCTAAAGACTGAGCATAAGTTCCATTTTAGGTTCAGGACTTCCTCGCTAGTGAACCCATCTTCCGTTTGAGCTTGTTCAAGCAAAGCCTTTATATCTTCAATCTTCTTTGCCGAGTTGGTCGGGTTTGCTTTTTTCCATTTTACAATAGCTCGTCTTACATTACTTATTTTAAAATGCAGTTCGCTTGCGTCTCTTCCCGAGGAGATTCCCCATCCCTCTTTTATGGCTTCTTCTAGGCCGTCTTTGCTTAGCCACCGCTTATCAAACTTAAAGTTACGTTAGATCCGTATTTTCCGTGATTGAATCCTTGCCAAAACTGGCCGGTGGTCTGAGCCCCATAGCTTGAGATACTCCACATTAGTGTGTGAAAAGAGATGGTGCCATTCTTCATTACCTACCGCACGGTCAAGTCGACATTGCACCTTGCCCGAACTTCTGAACCCAACCCACGACATTGGGTTACCTTTGAATGGGAAGTCGATAATGCCACAGTTAGCCAGCATCGTTCTAAAAGGGATAAAAGACGCTTCCTGCCTTTTCCGCCCACCCTTTTTTTCTCCATTGTTCTTGATTTCATTGAAGTCTCCTATCATGAACCAAGCTTCTGTTCTTCCTAAGCTCATCCGGGTAAGGCGTTCCCAAACATATTCACGACACTCAATGACCGGATTACCATAAACAAATGTCAAGAAAGTCTTGCGTCCTTCAATTGTTGCTTCTATATCAATCATACGCTTATCAGAGTAAAGAATCTTGACATCGATAGAATCCGAAAAAAAAAGAGCCAGTCCACCGCTTCGACATTTCGGTTCCACGGtaaacaatttattataacCATAAGAAAGCTGAAAATCTtgcataaaagaaaaagagttttttttgtttctgataaaaaaaaaaagaaaagaaggtgCAAAATAACGGTGCAACTCTCGCAAGTGTTGCTTCGTCAAGTAGGCTACCGCCCCTTGACAGTTCCATGAGATGATGTTCATATCTTCTTACTGGGTGGTTTCTGGGACACCATCGAAcctgaaag contains these protein-coding regions:
- the LOC125579926 gene encoding uncharacterized mitochondrial protein AtMg00310-like, with amino-acid sequence MGTYLGLPEKICGSKRQVFAFIRDRLNNRINSWTAKFLTKGGKEILIKSIAQALPTYVMSCFLLPQDILNKLKSAIAKFWWSTKENNKRLHWMAWDKICKPDEKGGLGFRDLKNFNLALLAKKLWRLLHHPTSLLARVMKGRYYRHTNPLEISSSNNPSYGLKSMLAAKDLLKKGLRHTIGSGYNTRVWFDQWIPTQPPTLAKDNRAWRDPKLYVNHLIDHSTGEWRMDLIQNICDPCEIPLIQSIRPSRSIKADGFCWIHTKSGLYTVKSGYEIATL
- the LOC125579927 gene encoding secreted RxLR effector protein 78-like, whose amino-acid sequence is MCRRLKIFHPKLISETQSTFISDNILVAQEIFHAMRTNPIWKSKFVAVKTDMSKAYDRVEWNFLEALMLKMGFAEKWVAWIKWCISSVSYQVLLNGEAKGNIKPSRGLRQGDPLSPFLFIILREALISQIKGAEAEGRLRGLKIAQASPAVSHLLFADDSLFSTKQMSRNVLS